The following are encoded together in the Deinococcus cellulosilyticus NBRC 106333 = KACC 11606 genome:
- a CDS encoding ROK family protein: MKLSDEEQKVLQTVLWYGPLSKQQLAWHTHLSRSKVGQVLEDLASGGWIVDIGQQESSGGRKANLYSLNAGLGYLIGIDLGVSEVKIALTDTALNVIGIHTHPIETRAGAGVVMATVARLIDDLLKQHDIKPERLMSLAMGVPSPIERGTGLLVSPPVMPNWEGFSIQEYFVHRLAVPVPVYVDNDTNLMALGELWNARRNNEGEKFDSFMVLKLSTGIGAGIVIAGNIYRGAFGGAGEIGHIPLDPEGPRCNCGQTGCLEVMAGARAILRSATEAGQRGQSEFFAQVLRERDHVTVTDVSQAASEGDSAANAIIQAAGLKIGQVLAGLTNVLCPSHILIGGELAHIGPLMLAGIRQSVYGRAMPLATRKLIVDYTRLGDHAGLMGSLAFALLSYLGQE, encoded by the coding sequence ATGAAGCTCTCGGACGAAGAACAAAAAGTTTTACAGACCGTGCTCTGGTATGGTCCGCTGAGCAAGCAGCAACTTGCCTGGCACACCCACCTTTCCAGAAGCAAAGTGGGGCAGGTCCTTGAAGACCTCGCCTCCGGGGGCTGGATTGTGGACATCGGGCAGCAGGAGTCCAGTGGGGGCCGCAAGGCCAACCTCTACTCCCTGAATGCCGGACTGGGGTACCTGATTGGCATTGATCTGGGGGTCAGTGAAGTCAAGATTGCCCTGACCGACACGGCCCTCAATGTGATCGGCATTCACACGCATCCCATCGAGACCCGGGCTGGCGCCGGAGTGGTGATGGCGACTGTGGCCCGCCTGATCGATGACCTCCTGAAGCAGCACGACATCAAACCCGAACGCCTGATGAGCCTCGCCATGGGGGTCCCAAGTCCCATCGAAAGGGGCACCGGGCTGCTGGTCAGTCCACCCGTGATGCCCAACTGGGAAGGCTTTTCCATCCAGGAGTACTTCGTGCACCGTCTGGCCGTCCCGGTGCCGGTTTACGTGGACAACGACACCAACCTGATGGCCCTCGGAGAACTGTGGAACGCCCGCCGCAACAATGAGGGAGAAAAATTCGACAGCTTCATGGTGCTGAAACTCTCCACCGGAATCGGGGCAGGCATCGTGATTGCCGGGAACATCTACCGGGGTGCTTTTGGTGGGGCAGGCGAAATCGGGCACATTCCCCTTGATCCCGAAGGACCACGCTGCAACTGCGGACAGACCGGATGCCTGGAGGTGATGGCCGGAGCCCGGGCCATTCTGCGCTCTGCCACCGAAGCAGGACAGCGCGGACAGAGCGAATTTTTCGCCCAGGTCTTGAGGGAACGGGACCACGTCACCGTGACCGACGTTTCACAGGCCGCGAGTGAGGGGGACAGCGCAGCAAATGCCATCATCCAGGCCGCAGGTCTGAAAATCGGGCAGGTGCTCGCTGGATTGACCAACGTGCTGTGTCCTTCTCACATCCTGATCGGTGGAGAGCTTGCCCATATTGGTCCTTTGATGCTGGCCGGAATTCGCCAGAGCGTTTACGGACGGGCCATGCCCCTCGCCACCCGCAAGCTCATTGTGGATTACACCCGTCTGGGCGACCATGCAGGCCTGATGGGCAGCCTGGCTTTTGCCCTGCTCTCCTACCTCGGTCAGGAGTGA